One genomic segment of [Phormidium] sp. ETS-05 includes these proteins:
- a CDS encoding DUF4214 domain-containing protein, with amino-acid sequence MKLEKCVAVLGLVSTMAIALGDGAKAAEVGELYSQRFEVEASCSGRDNWRSQYNIPDRYYAPSGSSNRGAFFELGCRQHEQCYQKPGTNKTECDSAFLQALRRECDNAYSSNGRAVGECYTDADKYYRAIARSPESTRQYQQAQTSWGRNDSRSGDSRRRNDLAEQVERLYREMLDITPSLRDINDYVDALERGWNMQRVREDIARSREARYAIAEVYREVLERNPDSNGLNTYQRALARSWDIDDVREDIAESDEAERAINRIYREILGRNADRDGLRTYQRALARGRSLADVRRDIKNSSEARRRNR; translated from the coding sequence ATGAAATTGGAAAAATGCGTTGCAGTTTTAGGTTTGGTATCCACAATGGCGATCGCCCTTGGCGACGGAGCCAAAGCGGCTGAAGTGGGAGAACTTTATAGCCAAAGGTTTGAAGTAGAGGCGAGCTGCTCTGGGCGAGACAATTGGCGATCGCAGTATAACATTCCCGATCGATACTACGCGCCCAGCGGCAGCAGCAATCGCGGGGCGTTCTTTGAGTTAGGGTGTCGCCAACACGAACAATGCTACCAAAAGCCGGGAACCAATAAAACCGAGTGTGATAGTGCCTTTTTGCAAGCTCTCAGACGGGAATGTGACAACGCCTATAGCAGCAATGGTCGCGCTGTAGGAGAATGCTACACTGACGCGGACAAATATTATCGTGCCATTGCCCGATCGCCCGAGAGTACCAGACAATACCAGCAAGCACAAACCTCCTGGGGGAGGAACGACTCCCGCAGTGGGGATAGCCGCCGCCGTAATGACTTAGCCGAGCAGGTAGAGCGTCTGTATCGGGAGATGCTCGATATCACCCCGAGCTTGCGTGACATCAACGACTATGTGGACGCCTTAGAGCGGGGATGGAATATGCAGCGGGTACGAGAAGACATCGCCCGATCGCGAGAGGCAAGATATGCGATCGCCGAAGTTTACCGCGAAGTTCTCGAACGCAACCCCGACTCCAACGGTTTGAACACCTATCAACGAGCCTTAGCTCGCAGTTGGGATATTGATGATGTGCGGGAGGACATTGCCGAGAGCGACGAAGCCGAGCGCGCTATTAACAGGATATATCGCGAAATCCTGGGACGCAATGCCGATCGGGATGGCCTCAGAACCTACCAGCGAGCCTTAGCCCGAGGACGCAGCCTCGCCGATGTCCGTCGAGATATCAAAAATAGTTCTGAAGCCCGCCGCCGCAACCGCTGA
- a CDS encoding cell wall metabolism sensor histidine kinase WalK — MFQSTRRRLAIWYAAMTAVLLLLFATGFYLYVRNALIERIDDTLEHVVEVVERSLVIETIPETIDSASPRLQVKLEASFRHNPKSPEDDHIDLEWFSPTGELLWSTFNEPLMVPLHANRPGETVHINGDYTLRQVTRRVVDYATDSGRQVLGYLRVSHPWFEVTKPTQQLILDLSFGSGLMAVAVGAIGWFLSGLAMAPVRESYHRLKQFTADASHELRSPLATIQTQVQVALADKDLKSDSPTRGQLEVIERLTRRMGRLVDDLLFLARRDSGIVQPVFSLVHLDEVLLEVVEEMELTAAANSGSEGGISLSLHIADTAVSCPYGVRGDRQQLARLFANLISNAMHFSPPGGTVRVELSSLFDGEMGSRGAGGQGSRGGSIPELPLQVKVIDSGIGIPPESLPHIFDRFYRVSSAREWGGRQYSSGSGLGLAIARSIVETHQGSIRVESIVDMGTTFTVTIPAATEEMG, encoded by the coding sequence ATGTTTCAATCCACAAGGCGACGGTTAGCAATTTGGTATGCGGCGATGACGGCGGTGTTGCTGCTGCTATTCGCTACGGGGTTTTATTTGTATGTGCGCAATGCTTTGATTGAGCGAATCGATGATACCCTAGAACATGTGGTGGAAGTGGTGGAGCGCTCCCTGGTGATCGAAACCATCCCAGAAACTATTGATTCTGCCTCACCCCGTCTGCAAGTGAAGCTAGAAGCTAGTTTTCGTCATAACCCAAAATCCCCAGAAGATGACCACATCGATTTAGAGTGGTTCAGTCCCACGGGAGAGTTGCTCTGGTCCACTTTTAACGAACCTTTAATGGTGCCTCTCCACGCTAACCGTCCTGGGGAGACGGTGCATATCAATGGTGATTATACCTTGCGTCAGGTGACGCGGCGGGTGGTGGATTACGCCACGGACAGTGGGAGGCAGGTTTTGGGTTATTTACGGGTTTCTCACCCTTGGTTTGAGGTGACAAAACCGACTCAGCAATTAATCCTGGATTTGAGTTTTGGTAGCGGTTTAATGGCGGTGGCGGTGGGTGCGATCGGCTGGTTTCTCTCGGGTTTGGCAATGGCACCAGTGCGGGAATCTTACCACAGACTCAAACAATTTACTGCCGATGCCTCCCACGAGCTGAGAAGTCCCCTGGCAACAATCCAAACTCAAGTACAAGTGGCTTTAGCGGATAAGGATTTAAAATCTGATTCACCGACTCGGGGGCAGTTAGAAGTAATAGAAAGGCTCACCCGCCGGATGGGACGCCTGGTGGACGATTTACTGTTTTTGGCTCGCCGGGATAGCGGTATCGTCCAGCCAGTTTTCTCCCTCGTGCATTTGGATGAGGTGTTACTGGAAGTAGTGGAAGAAATGGAGCTGACCGCTGCTGCTAATTCTGGCTCCGAGGGGGGAATTTCCCTTTCCCTCCATATCGCGGATACAGCCGTCTCCTGTCCTTACGGCGTGCGGGGGGATAGACAGCAGTTGGCGCGTTTGTTTGCCAATCTCATCAGCAATGCTATGCACTTTTCCCCCCCTGGGGGCACTGTGAGGGTGGAATTATCCTCCCTCTTTGATGGGGAAATGGGAAGCAGGGGAGCAGGGGGGCAAGGGAGCAGGGGAGGATCAATTCCTGAATTGCCCCTACAGGTGAAGGTGATTGATTCTGGAATTGGTATTCCGCCGGAGTCTTTGCCTCATATTTTCGATCGCTTTTACCGTGTGTCTTCGGCTCGGGAGTGGGGGGGACGACAGTATAGTAGTGGTTCTGGTTTGGGTTTGGCGATCGCCCGCTCCATTGTGGAAACCCACCAAGGCAGCATCCGGGTAGAAAGCATTGTGGATATGGGTACTACCTTCACCGTGACAATACCCGCCGCCACAGAGGAGATGGGGTGA
- a CDS encoding DUF4157 domain-containing protein — protein MFGAIFGLGIVALGVYYPLVNHIQDISSVLETISHHLVTEKLSEQRLQEAAWAQVGGIAYQAASQLIAINNIRPQGLDPIQKRYLRPHFGDLVDRVVVAYNATLMEDWVAASFQLKNVGVSNAQVYGHKIYIKDRYKPGDFDQMVLLAHELVHCRQYEELGTMKNFGHHYFKQYKKAGKSYRDNIFEKEAFEFEAKFAKWLKEEMAKDKSYQ, from the coding sequence TTGTTTGGGGCCATTTTCGGATTAGGGATTGTTGCTTTAGGCGTTTACTATCCCCTGGTGAATCACATCCAGGACATCAGTAGCGTCTTAGAGACAATTAGCCACCACCTGGTAACGGAGAAGCTCTCCGAGCAACGCCTCCAGGAAGCGGCTTGGGCGCAAGTAGGTGGCATTGCCTATCAAGCCGCATCCCAATTAATCGCGATTAATAACATCCGGCCCCAAGGGTTAGACCCAATTCAAAAGCGATACTTGCGCCCCCATTTTGGTGATTTAGTCGATCGGGTCGTAGTAGCCTACAATGCCACCCTCATGGAAGACTGGGTAGCTGCCAGCTTTCAGCTCAAAAATGTGGGAGTATCAAACGCTCAGGTTTACGGTCACAAAATTTATATTAAAGACCGCTACAAGCCCGGTGATTTCGACCAAATGGTTCTGCTGGCTCACGAGCTAGTTCACTGCCGACAATATGAAGAGCTAGGGACAATGAAAAATTTCGGCCATCACTATTTTAAGCAGTATAAAAAAGCCGGAAAAAGCTACAGAGATAATATCTTTGAAAAAGAAGCATTTGAGTTTGAAGCCAAATTCGCCAAATGGCTGAAAGAAGAAATGGCTAAAGATAAAAGCTATCAATAG
- a CDS encoding ATP-binding protein, protein MVQIYGDFNQSLPNAREYLILGFYLKEPEALAESGHHPNFSNYRWRTNGLSANFLADYLCTFLPVNEENFSEYQHREIKSAVSYIANELLENAMKYADANLFLPVTVNLQLYADLIVVATHHGVSVKPGEKLLDFIKTFTTVAPDDFYFDQLEEKAAEANGTESGLGFLTMINHYNAKVGWEVSPMVGLENTDLWGYTVTTMVQLALTFDV, encoded by the coding sequence ATGGTGCAAATCTATGGAGATTTTAATCAATCTTTACCTAATGCCAGGGAATATTTAATTTTGGGGTTTTACCTGAAAGAACCAGAGGCTTTAGCAGAGTCTGGCCACCACCCCAATTTTTCTAATTACCGGTGGCGGACTAACGGCTTATCTGCCAACTTTTTGGCGGATTACTTATGTACTTTTTTACCTGTTAATGAAGAAAACTTTAGCGAATATCAGCACCGAGAAATAAAGTCAGCCGTCAGCTATATCGCTAATGAGCTTTTAGAAAATGCCATGAAATACGCTGATGCTAATTTATTTTTACCGGTAACAGTAAACCTACAATTATATGCCGATTTAATTGTAGTTGCGACTCATCATGGTGTCAGCGTTAAGCCAGGGGAAAAACTGCTAGATTTTATCAAAACTTTTACCACTGTAGCCCCAGATGATTTTTATTTCGACCAGTTAGAAGAAAAAGCTGCAGAAGCAAATGGCACGGAATCGGGTTTAGGATTTTTGACGATGATTAATCATTATAATGCTAAAGTGGGTTGGGAGGTATCACCGATGGTGGGACTGGAAAACACCGATTTATGGGGTTATACGGTGACAACTATGGTGCAGCTTGCTTTAACATTTGATGTTTGA